One Prionailurus bengalensis isolate Pbe53 chromosome B2 unlocalized genomic scaffold, Fcat_Pben_1.1_paternal_pri B2_random_Un_scaffold_46, whole genome shotgun sequence genomic window carries:
- the LOC122478273 gene encoding steroid 21-hydroxylase, which translates to MLLLGLLLLTALAGARLLWNKWKYRSLHLPPLAPGFLHLLQPDLPIYLLGLTQKLGPVYRLRLGLQDVVVLNSKRTIEEAMIRRWVDFAGRPQMPSYKLVSQPYQDLSLGDYSLLWKAHKKLTRSALLLGIRNSMEPLVEQLTQEFCERMRAQAGTPVAIQKEFSFLTCSVICCLTFGDKEDTLVHAFHDCVQDLMKSWEHWSIQVLDIVPFLRFFPNPGLRRLKQALENRDRIVEKQLRQHKDSMVAGQWRDMTDYMLQGMGKPRVEKGHGRLLEGHVHMSVVDLFIGGTETTATTLSWAVAFLLHHPEIQQRLQEELDCELGPGASGSRVPLKDPSRLPLLTATIAEVLRLRPVVPLALPHRTTRHSSILGYDIPEGTVVIPNLQGAHLDDTVWEQPHEFRPDRFLVPGTSPRVLAFGCGARVCLGEPLARLELFVVLARLLHAFTLLPPTGPLPSLRPRSHCGINLTMQPFQVRLQPRGAVAPGPSQHQ; encoded by the exons ATGCTACTCCTTGGGCTGCTGCTGCTGACCGCGCTGGCCGGCGCCCGCCTGCTGTGGAACAAGTGGAAGTACAGGAgcctccacctcccacctcttGCCCCCGGCTTCCTACACCTGCTGCAGCCCGACCTTCCCATCTATCTGCTTGGTCTGACTCAGAAACTGGGCCCTGTCTATAGGCTCCGCCTCGGGCTGCAAG ATGTGGTGGTGCTGAACTCTAAGAGGACCATTGAGGAGGCCATGATCAGGAGATGGGTGGACTTTGCTGGCAGACCCCAGATGCCCTCCT aTAAGCTGGTATCTCAGCCCTACCAGGACCTCTCACTAGGGGACTATTCCCTGCTCTGGAAGGCTCATAAGAAACTCACCCGCTCCGCTCTGCTGCTGGGCATCCGCAACTCCATGGAGCCACTGGTGGAGCAGCTGACCCAGGAGTTCTGTGAG CGCATGAGAGCCCAGGCCGGCACCCCTGTGGCCATCCAGAAGGAGTTCTCTTTCCTCACCTGCAGTGTCATCTGTTGCCTCACCTTTGGAGACAAG gaggACACCTTAGTACATGCCTTTCATGACTGTGTCCAAGATTTGATGAAAAGCTGGGAGCACTGGTCCATCCAAGTTTTGGACATAGTTCCCTTTCTCAGG TTCTTCCCCAACCCAGGCCTCCGGAGGCTGAAGCAGGCCTTGGAGAACAGGGACCGCATTGTAGAGAAGCAGCTGAGGCAGCACAAG GACAGCATGGTGGCAGGCCAGTGGAGGGACATGACCGACTACATGCTCCAAGGGATGGGGAAGCCAAGAGTGGAAAAGGGCCATGGACGGCTCCTTGAAGGACACGTGCATATGTCTGTGGTGGACCTTTTCATTGGTGGCACTGAGACCACAGCGACCACCCTCTCCTGGGCTGTGGCGTTCTTGCTTCACCACCCTGAG ATTCAGCAGCGACTGCAGGAGGAGCTGGACTGTGAACTGGGCCCTGGGGCTTCAGGCTCCCGAGTCCCGCTCAAAGACCCTTCACGGCTGCCCTTGCTCACCGCCACCATCGCTGAAGTGCTGCGCCTGCGGCCTGTTGTGCCCCTGGCCCTGCCTCACCGCACCACACGGCATAGCAG CATCTTAGGCTACGACATCCCTGAGGGCACAGTTGTCATCCCCAACCTGCAAGGCGCCCACTTGGACGACACAGTCTGGGAGCAGCCACATGAGTTCCGGCCGG ATCGTTTCCTGGTTCCAGGCACCAGCCCGAGAGTGCTGGCCTTTGGCTGCGGAGCGCGAGTGTGCCTGGGTGAGCCGCTGGCACGCCTTGAGCTCTTTGTGGTGCTGGCGCGGCTGCTCCACGCCTTCACGCTGCTGCCCCCCACGGGCCCGCTGCCCTCTCTGCGACCCAGGTCCCACTGTGGCATCAACCTCACAATGCAGCCTTTCCAGGTGCGGCTGCAGCCCCGGGGAGCAGTGGCCCCGGGGCCGAGCCAGCACCAGTGA
- the TNXB gene encoding tenascin-X isoform X14 — translation MHLYGLHGGQRWGPVSTVGVTAPEYEAMTTQAPSTMTLEPPTKPRLGQLAVTDATPDSLHLSWTVPEGQFDHFLVQYKNGDGQPKAVRVPGNEDQVTISGLEPDHKYKMNLYGFHGGQRMGPVSAFGVTAAEEETPTSTEVEETPSPTEPSTEAPESPEEPLLGELTVTGSSPDSLSLSWTVPQGHFDSFTVQYKDRDGRPQVVRVGGEESEVTVGGLEPGRKYKMHLYGLHRGQRWGPMSTVGVTASQPTEPPVAPRLGELAVVAVTSDTVHLSWTVAQGVFDSFLVQYKDVQGRPQAVPVGGHLREITISGLAPGRKYKFLLFGLQDEKRHGPIAADAKTPPDTKPPRLGELTVTDLTPDSVSLSWTVPEGEFDSFVVQYKDRDGQPQVVPVASDQREVTISGLEPSRKYKFLLYGLAGRKRLGPISADGTTAPLQKEQQRPPRLGELTVTDETPDSLRLSWTVAQGLFDSFVVQYRDTAGQPRAVPVAEDQREVTIEGLEPGRKYKFLLYGIHGGQRLGPISVLGMTAPEEDTPAPWRPATEAPEHPEGPQLRTLAVSDITPDSLHLSWSVAQGPFDSFVVQYQDTDGQPQALLVDGNQNKVLVSGLEPSTSYRFFLYGLHEGKRLGPISAEGTTGPAPAGQTPGEPGPRLSQLSVTDVTTSSLRLNWEAPSGAFDSFLLRFGVPSPSTLEPHLRPLLQRELMVPGTRRSAVLRDLRPGTLYTLTLYGLRGPHKADSIQGTARTLSPVLESPRDLQFSEIRETSALVSWTPPPSRVDSFKVSYQLADGGEPQSVQVDGRARTQKLKGLIPGSHYEVTVVSVRGFEESEPLTGFLTTVPDGPTQLRALNLTEGSALLHWQPPQTPVDTYDVRVTAPGAPPLQGSTPGSAVDYPLGGLVLHTNYTATVRGLRGPNFTSPASITFTTGLEAPQDVEAKEVTPRTALLTWTEPQVPPTSYLLSFNTPGGQTQEILLPGGVTSHQLLGLFPSTPYSVWLRAMWGESLTPPVSTSFTTGGLRIPFPRDCGEEMQNGASTSRATTIFLNGNRERPLNVFCDMETDGGGWLVFQRRMDGQTDFWRDWEDYAHGFGNISGEFWLGNEALHSLTKAGDYSMRVDLRAGDEAVFAQYDSFRVDSAPEYYRLHLEGYHGTAGDSMSYHSGSVFSARDRDPNNLLISCAVSYRGAWWYRNCHYANLNGLYGSTVDHQGVSWYYWKGFEFSVPFTEMKLRPRSYRPPAAREG, via the exons CTCCAGAATATGAAGCCATGACCACCCAAGCCCCGTCCACCATGACCCTTGAGCCTCCCACGAAGCCACGGCTGGGGCAGCTGGCAGTGACAGACGCCACCCCCGACTCCCTGCACCTCTCCTGGACTGTCCCCGAGGGCCAGTTTGACCACTTCCTGGTCCAGTACAAGAACGGGGATGGGCAGCCCAAGGCGGTGAGGGTGCCAGGGAATGAGgaccaggtcaccatctcaggcCTGGAGCCAGACCACAAGTACAAGATGAACCTGTATGGCTTCCATGGTGGCCAGCGCATGGGCCCCGTCTCTGCCTTTGGGGTTACAG CTGCAGAGGAAGAGACCCCAACCTCTACTGAGGTGGAGGAGACCCCCAGccccacagagcccagcacggagGCCCCAGAGTCCCCCGAGGAGCCCCTGCTGGGGGAGCTGACAGTGACAGGATCGTCTCCAGACTCGCTGAGCCTCTCGTGGACCGTCCCCCAGGGCCACTTCGACTCCTTCACTGTCCAGTACAAGGACAGGGACGGGCGGCCCCAGGTGGTGCGTGTCGGGGGTGAGGAGAGTGAGGTCACCGTCGGGGGCCTGGAGCCGGGGCGCAAGTACAAGATGCACCTGTATGGCCTGCACAGGGGGCAGCGCTGGGGCCCCATGTCCACCGTGGGTGTGACTG CCTCCCAGCCCACAGAGCCCCCTGTGGCACCCCGCCTAGGGGAGCTGGCCGTGGTAGCCGTGACCTCTGACACAGTGCACCTCTCATGGACCGTGGCCCAGGGCGTCTTCGACTCCTTCCTGGTCCAGTACAAGGATGTGCAGGGGCGGCCCCAGGCAGTGCCTGTCGGTGGACACCTGCGTGAGATCACCATTTCGGGTCTGGCCCCTGGCCGGAAGTACAAGTTCCTACTCTTTGGACTCCAGGATGAGAAGCGGCATGGCCCTATAGCTGCAGATGCAAAGACCC ccCCAGACACAAAACCTCCCCGCCTGGGGGAGCTGACAGTGACAGACCTGACCCCAGACTCTGTGAGCCTCTCATGGACAGTCCCTGAGGGTGAATTTGACTCCTTCGTGGTCCAGTACAAGGACAGAGACGGGCAGCCCCAGGTGGTGCCTGTGGCCTCAGACCAGCGCGAGGTCACCATCTCGGGCCTGGAGCCCAGTAGGAAATACAAGTTCCTGCTCTATGGGCTGGCCGGTAGGAAGCGGCTGGGCCCCATCTCTGCTGATGGCACCACAG CTCCCCTGCAGAAGGAGCAGCAGCGCCCGCCCCGCCTGGGGGAGCTGACAGTGACAGATGAGACCCCAGACTCCCTGCGCCTCTCATGGACAGTGGCCCAGGGCCTGTTTGATTCCTTTGTGGTCCAGTACAGGGACACAGCTGGGCAGCCCCGGGCAGTGCCTGTGGCCGAAGACCAGCGGGAAGTCACCATAGAGGGTCTGGAGCCTGGCAGGAAATACAAGTTTCTGCTCTATGGGATCCACGGAGGACAGCGCCTGGGCCCCATCTCCGTCCTGGGAATGACAG CCCCAGAAGAGGACACGCCAGCCCCCTGGCGCCCAGCCACAGAGGCCCCCGAGCACCCTGAAGGGCCCCAGCTAAGGACACTGGCAGTGAGCGACATAACCCCAGACTCCCTGCACCTCTCGTGGAGTGTGGCTCAGGGCCCCTTTGACTCCTTCGTGGTCCAGTATCAGGACACGGATGGGCAGCCCCAGGCCTTGCTCGTGGATGGCAACCAGAACAAGGTCCTAGTGTCGGGCCTGGAGCCCAGCACCTCCTACAGGTTCTTCCTCTATGGCCTCCATGAAGGGAAGCGCCTGGGGCCCATCTCAGCTGAGGGCACCACAG GGCCTGCTCCTGCCGGTCAGACCCCAGGGGAGCCGGGGCCCCGCCTGTCCCAGCTGTCGGTGACTGATGTGACCACCAGTTCGCTGCGGCTCAACTGGGAGGCCCCATCTGGGGCCTTTGACTCCTTCCTGCTCCGCTTTGGGGTCCCATCACCAAGCACTCTGGAGCCCCACCTGCGTCCCCTGCTGCAGAGGGAGCTGATGGTACCAGGGACACGGCGCTCAGCGGTGCTACGGGACCTGCGTCCAGGGACCCTATACACCCTTACGTTGTATGGGCTGCGTGGGCCCCACAAGGCCGACAGCATCCAGGGCACGGCCCGCACCCTTAGCCCAG TTCTGGAAAGCCCCCGTGACCTTCAATTCAGCGAAATCAGGGAAACTTCAGCCCTGGTCAGCTGGACGCCTCCACCATCCAGAGTGGACAGTTTCAAAGTTTCCTACCAGCTGGCAGACGGAG GGGAGCCACAGAGTGTGCAGGTGGATGGCCGAGCCCGGACCCAGAAACTCAAGGGGCTGATCCCAGGCTCTCACTACGAGGTGACGGTGGTCTCCGTCCGTGGCTTTGAGGAGAGCGAGCCACTCACAGGCTTCCTCACCACAG ttCCTGACGGCCCCACCCAGCTTCGTGCGCTGAACTTGACGGAGGGATCCGCTCTGCTGCACTGGCAGCCCCCCCAGACCCCTGTGGACACATATGACGTCCGTGTCACAGCCCCAGGGG cccccccactgcagggctcaaccccTGGCAGTGCTGTGGACTACCCTCTGGGTGGCCTTGTGCTCCACACCAACTACACGGCGACGGTACGGGGTCTTCGGGGCCCCAACTTCACCTCCCCGGCCAGCATCACCTTCACCACAG gGTTGGAGGCCCCCCAAGACGTGGAGGCCAAGGAAGTGACCCCCCGCACGGCCCTGCTCACTTGGACTGAGCCCCAAGTCCCGCCGACTAGCTACCTGCTTAGTTTCAACACCCCTGGTGGAcagacccag GAGATCCTGCTCCCAGGAGGGGTCACCTCTCACCAGCTCCTGGGCCTCTTTCCCTCCACCCCGTACAGCGTGTGGCTCCGAGCTATGTGGGGCGAGAGCCTCACACCACCTGTGTCCACCTCCTTCACCACCG GTGGACTCCGGATTCCCTTCCCTCGGGACTGTGGGGAAGAGATGCAGAACGGAGCCAGCACCTCAAGGGCCACCACCATCTTCCTCAATGGCAACCGCGAGCGGCCCCTGAATGTGTTTTGTGACATGGAGACCGACGGGGGCGGCTGGCTG GTGTTCCAGCGCCGCATGGACGGACAGACTGACTTCTGGAGGGACTGGGAGGACTATGCCCATGGCTTTGGGAACATCTCTGGGGAGTTCTGGCTGG GCAACGAGGCCCTGCACAGCTTGACAAAAGCCGGCGACTACTCCATGCGCGTGGACCTGCGGGCTGGGGACGAGGCTGTGTTTGCGCAGTACGACTCTTTCCGAGTAGACTCTGCTCCCGAGTACTACCGCCTCCATCTGGAGGGCTACCATGGCACAGCAG GGGACTCCATGAGCTACCACAGCGGCAGTGTCTTTTCTGCCCGTGATCGAGACCCCAACAACTTGCTCATCTCCTGCGCCGTCTCATACCGCGGCGCCTGGTGGTACAGGAACTGCCACTATGCCAACCTCAACGGGCTCTATGGGAGCACAGTGGACCACCAG GGGGTGAGCTGGTACTACTGGAAAGGCTTCGAGTTCTCTGTACCCTTCACGGAAATGAAGCTGAGACCAAGAAGCTACCGGCCCCCAGCGGCCCGGGAAGGCTGA
- the TNXB gene encoding tenascin-X isoform X15, with translation MHLYGLHGGQRWGPVSTVGVTASQPTEPPVAPRLGELAVVAVTSDTVHLSWTVAQGVFDSFLVQYKDVQGRPQAVPVGGHLREITISGLAPGRKYKFLLFGLQDEKRHGPIAADAKTPPDTKPPRLGELTVTDLTPDSVSLSWTVPEGEFDSFVVQYKDRDGQPQVVPVASDQREVTISGLEPSRKYKFLLYGLAGRKRLGPISADGTTAPLQKEQQRPPRLGELTVTDETPDSLRLSWTVAQGLFDSFVVQYRDTAGQPRAVPVAEDQREVTIEGLEPGRKYKFLLYGIHGGQRLGPISVLGMTAPEEDTPAPWRPATEAPEHPEGPQLRTLAVSDITPDSLHLSWSVAQGPFDSFVVQYQDTDGQPQALLVDGNQNKVLVSGLEPSTSYRFFLYGLHEGKRLGPISAEGTTGPAPAGQTPGEPGPRLSQLSVTDVTTSSLRLNWEAPSGAFDSFLLRFGVPSPSTLEPHLRPLLQRELMVPGTRRSAVLRDLRPGTLYTLTLYGLRGPHKADSIQGTARTLSPVLESPRDLQFSEIRETSALVSWTPPPSRVDSFKVSYQLADGGEPQSVQVDGRARTQKLKGLIPGSHYEVTVVSVRGFEESEPLTGFLTTVPDGPTQLRALNLTEGSALLHWQPPQTPVDTYDVRVTAPGAPPLQGSTPGSAVDYPLGGLVLHTNYTATVRGLRGPNFTSPASITFTTGLEAPQDVEAKEVTPRTALLTWTEPQVPPTSYLLSFNTPGGQTQEILLPGGVTSHQLLGLFPSTPYSVWLRAMWGESLTPPVSTSFTTGGLRIPFPRDCGEEMQNGASTSRATTIFLNGNRERPLNVFCDMETDGGGWLVFQRRMDGQTDFWRDWEDYAHGFGNISGEFWLGNEALHSLTKAGDYSMRVDLRAGDEAVFAQYDSFRVDSAPEYYRLHLEGYHGTAGDSMSYHSGSVFSARDRDPNNLLISCAVSYRGAWWYRNCHYANLNGLYGSTVDHQGVSWYYWKGFEFSVPFTEMKLRPRSYRPPAAREG, from the exons CCTCCCAGCCCACAGAGCCCCCTGTGGCACCCCGCCTAGGGGAGCTGGCCGTGGTAGCCGTGACCTCTGACACAGTGCACCTCTCATGGACCGTGGCCCAGGGCGTCTTCGACTCCTTCCTGGTCCAGTACAAGGATGTGCAGGGGCGGCCCCAGGCAGTGCCTGTCGGTGGACACCTGCGTGAGATCACCATTTCGGGTCTGGCCCCTGGCCGGAAGTACAAGTTCCTACTCTTTGGACTCCAGGATGAGAAGCGGCATGGCCCTATAGCTGCAGATGCAAAGACCC ccCCAGACACAAAACCTCCCCGCCTGGGGGAGCTGACAGTGACAGACCTGACCCCAGACTCTGTGAGCCTCTCATGGACAGTCCCTGAGGGTGAATTTGACTCCTTCGTGGTCCAGTACAAGGACAGAGACGGGCAGCCCCAGGTGGTGCCTGTGGCCTCAGACCAGCGCGAGGTCACCATCTCGGGCCTGGAGCCCAGTAGGAAATACAAGTTCCTGCTCTATGGGCTGGCCGGTAGGAAGCGGCTGGGCCCCATCTCTGCTGATGGCACCACAG CTCCCCTGCAGAAGGAGCAGCAGCGCCCGCCCCGCCTGGGGGAGCTGACAGTGACAGATGAGACCCCAGACTCCCTGCGCCTCTCATGGACAGTGGCCCAGGGCCTGTTTGATTCCTTTGTGGTCCAGTACAGGGACACAGCTGGGCAGCCCCGGGCAGTGCCTGTGGCCGAAGACCAGCGGGAAGTCACCATAGAGGGTCTGGAGCCTGGCAGGAAATACAAGTTTCTGCTCTATGGGATCCACGGAGGACAGCGCCTGGGCCCCATCTCCGTCCTGGGAATGACAG CCCCAGAAGAGGACACGCCAGCCCCCTGGCGCCCAGCCACAGAGGCCCCCGAGCACCCTGAAGGGCCCCAGCTAAGGACACTGGCAGTGAGCGACATAACCCCAGACTCCCTGCACCTCTCGTGGAGTGTGGCTCAGGGCCCCTTTGACTCCTTCGTGGTCCAGTATCAGGACACGGATGGGCAGCCCCAGGCCTTGCTCGTGGATGGCAACCAGAACAAGGTCCTAGTGTCGGGCCTGGAGCCCAGCACCTCCTACAGGTTCTTCCTCTATGGCCTCCATGAAGGGAAGCGCCTGGGGCCCATCTCAGCTGAGGGCACCACAG GGCCTGCTCCTGCCGGTCAGACCCCAGGGGAGCCGGGGCCCCGCCTGTCCCAGCTGTCGGTGACTGATGTGACCACCAGTTCGCTGCGGCTCAACTGGGAGGCCCCATCTGGGGCCTTTGACTCCTTCCTGCTCCGCTTTGGGGTCCCATCACCAAGCACTCTGGAGCCCCACCTGCGTCCCCTGCTGCAGAGGGAGCTGATGGTACCAGGGACACGGCGCTCAGCGGTGCTACGGGACCTGCGTCCAGGGACCCTATACACCCTTACGTTGTATGGGCTGCGTGGGCCCCACAAGGCCGACAGCATCCAGGGCACGGCCCGCACCCTTAGCCCAG TTCTGGAAAGCCCCCGTGACCTTCAATTCAGCGAAATCAGGGAAACTTCAGCCCTGGTCAGCTGGACGCCTCCACCATCCAGAGTGGACAGTTTCAAAGTTTCCTACCAGCTGGCAGACGGAG GGGAGCCACAGAGTGTGCAGGTGGATGGCCGAGCCCGGACCCAGAAACTCAAGGGGCTGATCCCAGGCTCTCACTACGAGGTGACGGTGGTCTCCGTCCGTGGCTTTGAGGAGAGCGAGCCACTCACAGGCTTCCTCACCACAG ttCCTGACGGCCCCACCCAGCTTCGTGCGCTGAACTTGACGGAGGGATCCGCTCTGCTGCACTGGCAGCCCCCCCAGACCCCTGTGGACACATATGACGTCCGTGTCACAGCCCCAGGGG cccccccactgcagggctcaaccccTGGCAGTGCTGTGGACTACCCTCTGGGTGGCCTTGTGCTCCACACCAACTACACGGCGACGGTACGGGGTCTTCGGGGCCCCAACTTCACCTCCCCGGCCAGCATCACCTTCACCACAG gGTTGGAGGCCCCCCAAGACGTGGAGGCCAAGGAAGTGACCCCCCGCACGGCCCTGCTCACTTGGACTGAGCCCCAAGTCCCGCCGACTAGCTACCTGCTTAGTTTCAACACCCCTGGTGGAcagacccag GAGATCCTGCTCCCAGGAGGGGTCACCTCTCACCAGCTCCTGGGCCTCTTTCCCTCCACCCCGTACAGCGTGTGGCTCCGAGCTATGTGGGGCGAGAGCCTCACACCACCTGTGTCCACCTCCTTCACCACCG GTGGACTCCGGATTCCCTTCCCTCGGGACTGTGGGGAAGAGATGCAGAACGGAGCCAGCACCTCAAGGGCCACCACCATCTTCCTCAATGGCAACCGCGAGCGGCCCCTGAATGTGTTTTGTGACATGGAGACCGACGGGGGCGGCTGGCTG GTGTTCCAGCGCCGCATGGACGGACAGACTGACTTCTGGAGGGACTGGGAGGACTATGCCCATGGCTTTGGGAACATCTCTGGGGAGTTCTGGCTGG GCAACGAGGCCCTGCACAGCTTGACAAAAGCCGGCGACTACTCCATGCGCGTGGACCTGCGGGCTGGGGACGAGGCTGTGTTTGCGCAGTACGACTCTTTCCGAGTAGACTCTGCTCCCGAGTACTACCGCCTCCATCTGGAGGGCTACCATGGCACAGCAG GGGACTCCATGAGCTACCACAGCGGCAGTGTCTTTTCTGCCCGTGATCGAGACCCCAACAACTTGCTCATCTCCTGCGCCGTCTCATACCGCGGCGCCTGGTGGTACAGGAACTGCCACTATGCCAACCTCAACGGGCTCTATGGGAGCACAGTGGACCACCAG GGGGTGAGCTGGTACTACTGGAAAGGCTTCGAGTTCTCTGTACCCTTCACGGAAATGAAGCTGAGACCAAGAAGCTACCGGCCCCCAGCGGCCCGGGAAGGCTGA